ACTTCTTTTTATTcccaaacttgaaaatttggcttGGTGGGAAAAAGTTTTCATTGAATGAGGAAGTGTCTGGTGCTGTGACAGACTATGTGCAGAGTTTGACAAAGCCTACTTTGCCGATGGGTTGAAAAAATTGGAAACTCGTTGGACCAAGTGTATAGCCTTAAAAGAAGATTATGTCTTGACATAACCATGTTCTTGAAATAAAGTGAgtttttgtctttaaaaacaatattttttctatttttccagATCTATTAAACCATCCTCATAGATGATTCTTCAAGTCAGTGCAAAAAAATAGTTCtgattattatgaatgtactgcacaatataaaaatgcaaactTTTATTAACTTATCATTAGCAAGATTTTGGTGTAGAGGTAGTATGACATTTTTCTGCTACTGCCTATTGAAAAAGACATGGCTGAGTTGGGGACTCAATGAAGAGACTTTTATAAAGAACAATCCTACAATGTTCATAtgaagaacaaattttatttccttttttttatggGTAGTTTAGTATTTTTCTGGAATTTTACCTCCTCCACTCACGATGAGTATGTTGAAGCTGAGAAATTTATGAATAACCATTTCAGCCAATCAGTAACTATTAAGGGAACACAGGAATATCACACTTGTATCCCTGTAAATTCAAGTATATCAAAGATGTACATACAAATATTCTCTGGAGGTaccctgaaaaactaaaaataggaAAAAGGGATATAGAACCCCTGCATATGatcaaaaatgtatatgttgAAGAAGAATGAAGGAGAAAGATGAAGTAAAAGTGACAATTTTGCACCCTGCTGGTCCTTCATCCATACATATTATGGATACCATTGACTTTGCAAAGTTGATACTACTATTCTTACAGAAAGAATTTACATAATAACATGCTATAAAAACttcacactttaaaaaaaaatcaaaatatttgaatttgatttttcaaaacaaCCTTTAACTACAAAGGATGTTGGGTTCTACATCAAAAGaaagattatttaaaacagtaaaatgagACCACTCCAATCTCCTTAGCTCGATTATGAGTAAAGCTATGGTGATTTCAAAACATGGTGTTTTCGGTTTTGTTTGTAGATTTTGAGAAACATTACATAACAGTAactttgaaactatttaaaatatttggggggggggggtaattggCAATTTTCCTCATCTACATGAGGAATACCTTCATATCAAATTGTGAGGTGgtcaagtaaattttttaaattagtgtgtTGATTTCATACAGAAGATCcccaaaatcaattttaaattgaatggAAAACATTCTTAAATGATATAGAAAGTGTACTTGTACACTTGTACAAATTTCTCTCCGGTTACATACTCTAGTATTTGTTGTGACTGGAGTTTGTAACAATTCATTATCTTCCAGAATCAGCTGCGCCTAATTTGTGGCAAAAGTGAGTGTGTTTGTGGAACCCTGACTCCTTCACAGAACCTGAGCTATTTGCTGCAAGTACAAGCAGAGAAGATTCTGGACCTGTCCATCGGTCTGTCTCTCATCCGCAATTACACCAGCCTAGCTCAAGATAAACGTTGGCAGTCTGTCCTGGAACGGATGCTGAGACTTTCACTGTCTGATTCTGCCTCGGACAGCATAACTCATTTCTTTGATCAGCTTTGGAGATTTCATGGTAAGTTCAGACagaaatttattgttaaactgaGAGATACATTGTCATTATACTTTGCTTTTTCAAGTTTATTGCTAATCCTGTCACGAAACAACTGTTCAGTTCATGTTTATGAGCTTGGTTAACTACGGTCTACAGTCAATATTTCAAATCTAGAGAGAAAGCTATTAGCTGAGTGATTTTAtgagtaaagtttatttttgaataaaaaatatgtattgtgtTCTTTGttcattaaccctttgactggtgGGTTTTTTCTCAGTAAGAGTGttttaaaaagttagtttttttttttatttgtttttttttatttgggtttatTGTAATAGATGTGTTATGAAAAACACTCAATTAAACGCTTTTgaggttttttgtatttatatagaaattaatctaATCATgcacaaaagttattatatttacaaaatatgaaaataagaccaaatattcagtattttctcataaacatactaAAGTACAACTGAGCAGGTCTAGCAAGAGCCGTGACCGGCGCGAGAGGGAAATGTGGAGTGGGGCGAGAGGGAGGGAAGCACTGAGCCGCCTGGCCTCACCGAGCCGCGCCGACGTGCTCACAAGCAACCACTATTCACAGATACGACATTCTAAATGCAGTCATAACTACTTATAccttaatattagtaattatatcACACGAGAACTCCACTGTTCTATTGCACATTGCACATTGTTAACGCACATTGTGGTAGGGTgcattatcaataacaataacagagtTTTGGGGTATGTTAGGAATTAATTGTGTCCGTATCCATTTTTCATAGTTGCTGAAATTCATGTCACCATGATGTCCCCTGTTTTTTTTTCCCAGAAATGGACGTCAATAGTGCATTATTTACAAAGCCATCTTCGTTACCGGCATGAACAATTATTATTCTCTCGCCCTTACTAATAGGGGTTTTTAAACCTGCCTCGCTTCCATCACTCCAACTCAAGGGTTTTGTGTGTGTAGAATGAACGTAGGCCTCGTCCATATAGATTACTGGCCTATCTTCCGATCGATAATTCTggatatttctcaaatattttaaatgtagttcCCTTATATCAGTTTTTTCAACCAATACTTTCCTGTTATTAACTGATTTCCTCCAGTGAAAGTTTAGCTTGTGTAAAACTCTTACCTAACGACCCATTTACTccctgtaaaattaattttttctctgaGAGCTGGTAATAGAGTTTTTACTGTTGGCCGTTCGCCATTGATTTTGTGGAACCCATTTACAGTTCACCTGACAACGCATAAATCAAACTCATCTAACTCCGTTTTGTTCTTTACtctatgtctttttttatttggcGTATAAAACTGGGTTTCAGTCTGAACAACGGTTCTACTTTCTGCAATAATTCTCTTCACAGACGTCAGTGATACACCCGTGGCTTCCGCTACATGacattgaatttgttttaaatgtattgcagCTCCAATTTCAGCTtcacatttcataaatttttacacatttgCAATGATTTCTCGACTATGGCTATCCAATACTTTTCGTCCACCAATTAGTTTACGATGCTGCTGAGCTTCCATATTAATATGagtacaaacaacaataaaacaaccaCTATATAACACCTACAACGACAGCACGGCCATGTGAACGCTAAATGTCAGCACAACGGAAGGACACGACTCCAACGCCTGACAGCAGTGAACTGAACCGGCTGCTACCCCCACTCCTACATCTGACCTCTAGGCTACTGCGCATCTTTGGCCCACGGCTCTTGCTAGACCTGCTCTATTGTACAGGTTAGGTACAAGTTAGTAACAGTACACAAGTCTTCTCAGAAATCTTTGATGGTATGAAAGGCGCGAAAACAGTTGGACACAAAGCGGAATGTCGCAATCCTGGCACATCGTGTCCAGTCATTTTTTGGTTTAACAATTACAAATCCATTGTGAACTAAGGTACATTGCTTTTTTGTTATATGTATtgctttaaattactttttcctTTTTGTTCATCCTTCACCAAAGTACATACTAAACTTGGTTActaaagtgaatatttttttcatgttagCCTTTGGCAACCTCAACcttttatttactacaattgacatttttatatttagaaataaaatgccTTTAATTTAATATGccattcaattattattttggcATTATTAtatcttgaattattatttaataatttcaatttttcaaaaatatgggacataattattgtgtattttgaGCCATGATCATCACAAATTTTCACTTTACTAAAAAGTAAGAACATATCATATTCAGGAAGAAAGTATCTTTAAGCGGATATATCGATCAACAATAATGGGTTTATTAAAAACGtttgacttttatttaattattagtttttggcATTCAATAATCCAATTTCATACTTAAGATTCTCAAATTCTAGCaagttaatgattttttattaaatgtacatacattgtaactttagtaaatattacCTTAGAACTTTTAGGttgatttaaaaatctacattttcCATTGTTTCTCGATaaaaaatagcattaaaatatgtttgcctacctataataactttaaaatcaaaagtGCAAACTCTCCTAAATGTCAAACCACTTGTATATACTTCTAACATACTTTAGTACTGTAAACTTAATTTACTTTACTCTTCTTTCAGGACTAAAATTTTTTACCATCAGTTTGGTAGAAGACTTCATACAAAGCAAGCCTAAATATTTGGAAGAAGAtgtttttgaagtatttaaaGAATCACTCCAAGGTATAAAACCCAGTTGTGTTTGGACACATGAAAAGTTTGATAGACTCGTTTACTGGAGCAGTAACTCAACAAGGATATTTTGTACAGTGACTAGTGTGCTAAACATGTGGTTGCAGAGGATTGTGGGTGCAACTCGGCTGTACGAAGGCTGTGTCACCATTGTTGTCAGTTTTATAAGCAAAGTCAGGTTAAAGTGTATGGAAAGCAAGAGAGATTTTGTGCTTCTCTATCCGGCTGAGCTTCATAGTATAGTTTCCCTTTTGGACATCAAATCAACGATTTTCCCACATATTGCTGCAAGTGTGGGAGCTTTGACACTCTCAACTGTTGTCTCTATTTTGCGACAAAATCTTGAAAAGAAACCAATGCAAACACTTTGTCTCCTCACTCATTTTCCTGAATGGAGCTCTTTCTTAAATAGATAACAAAAATAGTGATTATTACCATGCTTACATTATTGCTATGATTATTTTTAAGCTccaacatgttatttttaatgattattttaataattacatttcttaaaaaaggaaaatgttaaattagttTCCTGTGTTTATCATTAATTGCTGGTaccattatttacaaatatatgttaaataatagtttatacaataaTGATCTGAGGAGAGTATAATAGTTTCTGTAATGATTGTGTATGTTTAAGCAGAGGAGAAATTTCTGTCTACAGCTTACAGCAATGCTGGTGAAAATGCCGAGCAACTATATATTGAAATCCGTCTTGTCTTTAGAGCATTATGACTGACATTTTGTGATCGTACCATAACACCGGTCAGGTTGTCTTCAAGAAGTTCTATGTTCATTCACCATGTCAGCAATATCCAGCCattggttcggaagtcactttttagccgttggtccccaggttaaatttgagagagggcttcttagccctaacttcgcctgataacATAAGATATTTGAACTTTACTTTTTGCCATGACCCAAGAgattttttctcttatttctttttattaaagaaattacattttcaaaatcatttgtaAAGAAATTCATTTTCAAATCATGAAGTTGAGTATCGTGAACATACTTACAGACTAGAGGCAGCATCAATGGTAATTTGACTGTTTTCATAATCTCATAGATATTTTCATCTGTTATAAAAGTAGTTGGACTGATTCATTCTCAAGGCCATCTACATTGTTTGTGCAACCTTAATAGAAATTCCTAAGCCACTTATACATTGACATTTTTTGTGAATCACAATAGCTTTACATGGAAAACAGAATTTGATGGAATGCTACATGTTGGTCTAGTCATTTTTTAATCCAATGAATTACCAATTCTTTGTAAGAGATCTTAATTTATGGCGGTAGTAAACGATGAATAGCTGGGTGTTTACTTCAGTAGCACAAGCAACCAACCACAGCTAGAGTGATTTTACTTTCAGCAGGTTCCTATCGAATATAGGTAACTATTCTGGAGATAACAAATGTTTGCCCCTATCACGTATTATAATggacatattaaatataattgttgagGAACACTACCTGGCTTgtactataataaaacaaaaaacttcacTATAGTGTAATTTGGTCATTGTGTAGCCTGTCCTATTCACATAATAACTGTTATACTTGTATTTAATTATGGgtaaaacaatcattttaaacAACTAGAGTAAAGGAGGAGAGCCATAGAATTTGAAGTGGAAAATGTTTGGTTGTCTTGTCCAATTACAATTAGTTTATATCTGGTCCATTAAGCACGTTCAGTGTGGCCATTAGAGCATTCAATTATGTTATTAGTGAACATTATTGTATACTCTTAccataaaattttcattttgacatagtagaaatattttagttatttcaaaagAAACTGTAAATACCCTACATACATTCTTTTAAAgtctcattttattttcaatattaacaaattataaaacagaatgtGATAGTTGTAATAACACAACCAGTTGTGTTTtggttgttcttttaatttaccCAAACAAGTGAAATTGTAGTTGATTGACACAAACAGGTAAAGTTGCAGTGTGGAGAATGAATGTGAATTTGTCATAAACTTGTTACAATCTTACGTTGGGTGattcttaaaaagtaattaacttatagTCCAGGAACACTAAAGAACCTGCTGTTTTACTTGGAATCTAAACTGGTTACGGATCTAACACTATTGGCTAACTGTCAAGAACGAATCTGTTAATTGACCATATGGaagaattattgttattactacaTTAAGTATAATgtgaaatacaataatttagaaagttcaatgaattatgttttattatgaaagTTCAGTAGAATAAGATAATggcatatttacaataaatttgttggattatggaaatatttatcattttgaaTACAAATTCTGTAAAATTCACTAGGATGTCTATTATATCACTTAAACAAATCaatgatttacatttaattagTCTGGAAGGGCACAGAGTTTTCATACAACATCCATGATAATACATGCACTGTATTACATGGTATCTTTCTAAAACAAAATCTTATTGGCTTTCAAAGTTCCATTGTgcaaaaacacataattacaattatatcacagataaataaattagaaaatttactaaaatatttgttaaaaagtgttAACAGTTGGTTGTGAGATTTTTATAGCTATTTAGAAGAATATTTTTGTGAATAGatctttttattaaaagttgtttctaaaaacatatacataacttttttatacTAACTTAAATATAGAAGAAAACATTTGGTGGCATAAGAAATAAGAAAGTAAGTCATGTCAATGACACATAAGTAGTTGTGTTTTTATCGTATAATTACTATACAGAGAATTGTGTATGCAGTACACATGGACTACATTGTAAAGAGCTATGTATTTCAGAGACTgtacaaaaaagtattaaaatcaacAGATAAAAATGCAAACCATATCTAAAATAACTaggatt
The Homalodisca vitripennis isolate AUS2020 chromosome 1, UT_GWSS_2.1, whole genome shotgun sequence DNA segment above includes these coding regions:
- the LOC124368873 gene encoding uncharacterized protein LOC124368873 is translated as MTEVLNMSSGEEIEHLCNDVLAQLIDSSYKSKNNALNQLRLICGKSECVCGTLTPSQNLSYLLQVQAEKILDLSIGLSLIRNYTSLAQDKRWQSVLERMLRLSLSDSASDSITHFFDQLWRFHGLKFFTISLVEDFIQSKPKYLEEDVFEVFKESLQGIKPSCVWTHEKFDRLVYWSSNSTRIFCTVTSVLNMWLQRIVGATRLYEGCVTIVVSFISKVRLKCMESKRDFVLLYPAELHSIVSLLDIKSTIFPHIAASVGALTLSTVVSILRQNLEKKPMQTLCLLTHFPEWSSFLNR